In a genomic window of Acidobacteriota bacterium:
- the gspE gene encoding type II secretion system protein GspE, producing the protein MRQRLGEILIAKGQLQPDELDKGLALQRERGDRLGRLLVEMGLLSSRDVLVALSEQLGVPLITAKQFPEAGFDVDGISIQFMKQSRIVPISSGNDVITLVMSDPLDSETIAAVRNITKKHVKVSLADEQEIIAVLDQYFPEDESEALTETAGEGNAEDSQNLEHLRDLASEAPVIRLVNHLISRAVERSASDIHLEPMEKQFHVRYRLDGVLHAADSPPRELQAAVISRVKLMAKLNIAERRLPQDGRIQLKILGREVDLRVSTLPTLHGESVVMRLLDRSESGRYDLKSLGFSDAMMTRMEHFEKLSFGMFLVTGPTGSGKSTTLYSALRGMNTAERKVITIEDPVEYQINGVNQIHVNPQIGLTFAAGLRHIVRQDPDVIMVGEIRDRETADIAIRAALTGHLVLSTLHTNDAPSAITRLTDMGMENYLLTSSIVAVLAQRLVRVLCTICKKEEKVSVAWLRSLGLAPSEMPADRQVPIWRGPGCDACDHTGYRGRVGIFELMELDEELRRLIVANADAVELARSARGRGMRTLLEDGMEKVLTGVTTPEEILRVTQIF; encoded by the coding sequence ATGCGACAGCGACTTGGTGAGATACTCATAGCAAAAGGGCAGCTCCAGCCTGATGAACTAGACAAGGGTCTTGCGCTTCAGCGCGAGCGCGGCGACAGGCTTGGCCGCCTACTAGTGGAGATGGGCCTGCTTTCCTCGCGCGACGTCTTGGTGGCTCTCTCCGAACAGCTCGGCGTGCCTCTGATTACCGCCAAACAGTTTCCCGAAGCTGGATTTGATGTTGATGGTATTTCAATCCAGTTTATGAAGCAGTCTCGAATTGTTCCAATTTCCAGTGGAAACGACGTAATTACACTAGTCATGTCTGACCCGCTGGACTCTGAAACGATTGCGGCGGTCCGCAATATCACCAAAAAACATGTCAAGGTTAGTCTTGCGGATGAGCAAGAGATAATCGCCGTACTCGATCAGTATTTTCCTGAAGATGAATCCGAAGCACTAACGGAGACGGCAGGTGAGGGAAACGCTGAAGATAGTCAGAATCTGGAGCATCTTCGTGATTTGGCGAGTGAAGCCCCAGTAATTCGATTGGTAAATCACTTGATCTCCCGCGCAGTGGAGCGCTCTGCCAGCGACATCCACCTTGAGCCAATGGAAAAGCAGTTCCATGTGCGATACCGCCTGGATGGGGTGTTGCACGCGGCTGACTCACCTCCAAGGGAGTTGCAGGCAGCAGTGATCTCTCGTGTAAAGCTAATGGCTAAATTGAATATCGCGGAGAGAAGACTGCCGCAGGACGGCCGCATTCAGTTGAAAATACTTGGCCGGGAGGTGGATCTTCGTGTCTCTACTTTGCCCACCTTACACGGTGAAAGCGTGGTTATGCGACTGCTTGACAGAAGTGAGTCAGGCCGGTACGACCTTAAGAGTCTTGGTTTTTCCGATGCAATGATGACACGGATGGAGCATTTCGAAAAACTTTCCTTCGGGATGTTCCTGGTAACTGGCCCAACGGGAAGCGGCAAGTCGACGACTTTATATAGTGCATTGAGGGGGATGAATACAGCGGAGCGTAAGGTCATCACGATTGAAGACCCAGTGGAGTATCAGATCAACGGTGTAAATCAGATTCACGTCAATCCACAAATCGGCCTGACCTTTGCCGCTGGTTTGCGCCATATTGTCCGACAGGATCCCGATGTGATTATGGTCGGAGAAATTCGCGACCGAGAGACTGCGGACATTGCCATTCGGGCCGCGCTTACCGGTCATCTTGTGCTATCCACGCTTCACACGAATGATGCGCCTAGCGCTATTACTCGACTTACTGACATGGGCATGGAAAACTATTTACTTACTTCCTCAATCGTTGCCGTGTTAGCCCAGAGACTGGTTCGTGTCCTTTGTACTATTTGTAAGAAGGAAGAGAAAGTTTCCGTTGCTTGGCTACGTTCTCTTGGTCTCGCGCCGAGCGAGATGCCTGCTGACAGGCAAGTCCCGATCTGGCGCGGGCCGGGCTGCGATGCCTGTGATCACACTGGCTATCGTGGGCGTGTAGGTATTTTTGAATTAATGGAGCTTGATGAAGAATTGCGCAGATTGATCGTCGCCAACGCGGATGCCGTGGAGTTGGCACGATCAGCACGCGGACGCGGCATGAGAACGTTGCTTGAGGATGGAATGGAAAAGGTGTTAACCGGCGTGACAACTCCAGAAGAGATATTAAGAGTGACTCAGATATTCTAG
- a CDS encoding type II secretion system F family protein, producing the protein MAFQMAIFYYKATTATGEWREGASQANSEKSLVQQLRAQGLLPVYVGETPQSAVEKGGSWLSSLGKGNSKSSVSLRSFPFAVRSWAQDRLEFTQEFSTLLAAGIPVDRALTISSHLAASERFRVVVADVLRQIRGGMSLADAMEAQGPVFSRLYVNLVRAGQASGTLPIVFGRIAEFETSEAEFRSHVTSSMIYPALLTLVSMVSMTVMMYFVIPRFGEVFKSTGIPIPASTAALLWIGDVLRNYGWILVLASVIGAILFRRWVRSTNGRLRLDQSLLAVPLLGEMLRKAETARFARTMSTLVGHGVPIVESLRIVRETVSNTQMAASFEGVIQGVKRGEGIAQPIERAGVFPELAVHLMRVGEETGRLDVMFERLANVYDTETRTTLRRLTALFEPVVILFMGITIGAIVLSLLMAITSINEIPF; encoded by the coding sequence TTGGCCTTTCAGATGGCAATCTTTTACTACAAGGCGACGACCGCAACGGGCGAATGGCGAGAAGGCGCTAGTCAAGCGAATAGCGAAAAGAGCCTTGTCCAGCAATTGCGGGCGCAAGGATTGCTTCCCGTCTATGTTGGAGAAACTCCGCAATCTGCCGTGGAGAAGGGCGGAAGCTGGCTGAGCAGTTTGGGTAAAGGTAACAGCAAAAGCTCGGTAAGCCTCCGAAGTTTTCCTTTTGCCGTCAGATCATGGGCTCAGGATCGCCTGGAGTTTACGCAGGAATTTTCCACGCTCCTGGCGGCGGGTATTCCTGTCGATCGGGCGCTTACCATTAGCTCTCATCTTGCTGCCAGTGAGCGATTTCGTGTGGTTGTTGCCGATGTATTGCGACAGATTCGTGGAGGCATGTCGCTGGCCGATGCAATGGAAGCTCAAGGTCCAGTGTTTTCGCGCCTATACGTGAATCTGGTTCGTGCAGGACAGGCGAGTGGAACATTGCCGATCGTGTTTGGGCGGATTGCGGAATTTGAAACGAGCGAAGCGGAGTTTCGTAGTCATGTTACTTCATCAATGATTTATCCTGCCCTACTGACGCTCGTGTCAATGGTGTCGATGACGGTAATGATGTACTTCGTGATTCCTCGATTTGGAGAGGTGTTTAAGTCTACAGGAATTCCAATTCCGGCTTCGACTGCCGCGCTGCTATGGATTGGAGATGTGCTGCGCAACTATGGATGGATTTTGGTATTAGCGTCTGTAATAGGAGCGATTCTATTTCGCCGATGGGTCAGATCTACCAATGGCCGCCTACGCTTGGATCAGTCTCTGCTTGCAGTACCTTTGTTGGGAGAGATGCTGCGTAAGGCGGAGACCGCACGGTTTGCACGGACCATGTCGACTCTGGTGGGTCATGGTGTTCCCATTGTTGAGTCATTGCGAATTGTCCGTGAGACAGTTAGTAATACTCAGATGGCTGCTTCTTTCGAGGGAGTCATTCAAGGTGTAAAGCGAGGCGAAGGAATTGCTCAGCCTATCGAACGAGCTGGAGTGTTTCCTGAGTTAGCGGTTCATCTGATGAGAGTGGGTGAGGAAACGGGCAGGCTGGACGTGATGTTTGAACGCTTGGCCAATGTTTACGATACCGAAACCAGGACAACGCTGCGGCGCTTGACGGCTCTGTTTGAACCCGTAGTGATCCTATTTATGGGAATTACCATCGGTGCCATTGTGCTGTCGCTGTTGATGGCCATTACCAGCATCAATGAAATTCCTTTTTAA